CGCGGGTCGGCAGGGGTTCGGCGAGCGAGCGGCGCATCCGCCACAGCTCGCGGGCGCGGCGGAGCCCGAACTTCTCCGCGAGGTGCTTGGCGGCGGGGGTTTCCCCGTGCGCCCAGATCCGCAGCCCGGCGCGGTCCGGCACCTTCGCCAGGACGCCGTCGACCAGTGCGGAACCGATGCCGCGGCGGCGGTGCTCCGGGTGCACGGCGAGTTCGGCGACCGAGTTGCCGTCGTTGTCCGGGGTGCGGTCGAGGAAGGCGTAGCCGATGACCGGACCGCCGTCCCGCTCGGCGGCGACCAGGTGGTCCCCGCCGTCGAGGTTCAGCAACACGTGCTCTCCGATGGGTGCCCTGCCGTCGACCTCGGCCGCGGCGGCGACGAGCGCGCGCACCTGGTCGGCCTGCTGGGCGGAGAGCCGTTCCTGCCAGATCAGTTCCACGGAACCGACGTTAACCCCTCGGGGCTCACAGCGAAGTGGGGATCCGAGGCGTGGGGGTGGCCGGGAGCGAGGCGCGCTGCGGAGAGGCGGACCGGCTCGCCGGGCGGACGAACTTGTAGCCGACGTTGCGGACGGTGCCGATCATCGTCTCGTGTTCGAGGCCGAGCTTGGCGCGCAGGCGGCGCACGTGCACGTCCACCGTGCGGGTGCCGCCGAAGAAGTCGTAGCCCCAGACCTCCTGGAGCAGCTGTGCGCGCGTGAAGACCCGGCCCGCGTGCTGGGCGAGGTACTTCAGCAGCTCGAACTCCTTGTAGGTCAGTTCGAGCGCGCGACCGCGCAGCTTGGCGGAGTAGGTGGCCTCGTCGATGACCAGTTCGCCGACCTGCAGCGCGCCGTCGCCGCCCCGGTGCGCGGCGGCCCGGCGTCCGCGGACCAGCCGCAGGCGGGCGTCGACCTCGGCGGGACCGGAGTTCGGCAGCAGGATCTCGTCGATGCCCCAGTCGGCGTTGAGCGCGACCAGGTTGGCCTCGGTCACCACGGCGATCACCGGAACGTCGATGCCGCTGCCCGCGAGCAGACGGCAGAGGCTGCGGGCGCCGACCAGGTCGGTGCGGGCGTCCACGATGACCGCCTCGTGCGGACCGGCCTCCAGCAGCGCGGAGACGTCCGGGGCGAGCGGGCGGACCTGGTGCGGGAGCAGCGCGAGCGCGGGGAGCACCGACTCGGGATCGCGGTCGGTGGTCAGCAGCAGCAGGTCGACGTTCGACATGGGCGCTCCTCTCAGGCGGACCGGTCGCGGGCCGCAGGAGTCGGGTCGGCGCCGTTGCCGATGGATGTCGGGGAGGATACCGGGTGTGCCGCGCACAGAACCAGGCCGCGAAACCCTCGTCACACTGATGACCTCGGACAACGTTCGCCTGCACGCACGCTTGCACGATTCAGCCCGGCCGTCCGGTCTCGTCGTCGTCGTGGCACACGGCGTAACACACCACATCGGCCAGCCCAACGTCGCGCGACTGCTGCGCAGGCTCGCGCTGAGGCATTCCGTGCTCGGTTTCGACCTGCGCGGGCACGGTCGTTCCGGCGGCTTCTCCACGGTCGGCGACGCCGAGATGTACGACGTGGACGCCGCGGTCCGCTACGCGAGGCAGCGCTTCGAGCGGGTCGCGACGCTGGGGATCTCCCTCGGCGCGTCCGTCGTGCTGCGCCACGCCGCGCTCATCGGCACCCCGGACGCAGTGGTCACGGTCAGCTGCCCCGCGCGGTGGTGGGTCCGCGAGACGGCCGCCATGCGCCGGGTGCACTGGATGCTGGAGCAGCCGCAGGGCCGGATCGCCGCGCGGCTGCTCGGGGTCCGGCTCGGCAGGCCGTGGGCGGAGATCCCGGCTTCGCCGGTGGAGGTGGCCAGCCGGGTCCCTCCGGAGAAACTGCTGATCGTGCACGGTGCGGCGGACCAGTACTTTCCCCGGGAGCACGCCGAGGCGCTGCACCGGGCCACCGGCGGGGAGGCCGACCTCTGGCTCGAACCGGGCATGAGGCACGCTGAGAGCGCGCTGACGCCACAGCTGGTCGACCGCATCGCTCGGTGGCTGGACGAGCGCACCCGAGGCAACTCCGTCGGGGTGCGTCACGTCCCCCCATCGGTACCGCGGCCCTCCCGCGGCGGACCGAGGCAAGGATTGGACGGAGAACCCACGTGAAGAAGCTGGTCATCAGCCTGGTCGTCGTACTGGGCCTGTTCGTGGTCGCCGACTACGCCATCGCCGCGACCGCCGAGTACCAGTTGTCCCAGCGGATGCGGACCCAGCTCAACGTCACCGAGGATCCGCACGTGCGGATCAACGGGTTCCCGTTCATCTACCAGGCGCTCACCGGTGACTACCCCAACGTGGAGATCCGCGCGGTCGGCGTCCCGCTGACCAAGGACGCCAAGATCAAGGTCGAGGGCGAGGTCCGGCTGCGGCACGCGCGCGCCTCCCTGTCCGACCTGATTTCCGGAAACACCCAGGACATGCGGGTGGACGAGGTGCTCGGCGCGGTCAAGGTCACCGCGAGCGACGTCGGCAAGCTGATCGGCATCCCCGACCTGAAGATCGAGAACCCC
The window above is part of the Allokutzneria albata genome. Proteins encoded here:
- a CDS encoding winged helix-turn-helix transcriptional regulator, whose protein sequence is MSNVDLLLLTTDRDPESVLPALALLPHQVRPLAPDVSALLEAGPHEAVIVDARTDLVGARSLCRLLAGSGIDVPVIAVVTEANLVALNADWGIDEILLPNSGPAEVDARLRLVRGRRAAAHRGGDGALQVGELVIDEATYSAKLRGRALELTYKEFELLKYLAQHAGRVFTRAQLLQEVWGYDFFGGTRTVDVHVRRLRAKLGLEHETMIGTVRNVGYKFVRPASRSASPQRASLPATPTPRIPTSL
- a CDS encoding alpha/beta hydrolase, which produces MAHGVTHHIGQPNVARLLRRLALRHSVLGFDLRGHGRSGGFSTVGDAEMYDVDAAVRYARQRFERVATLGISLGASVVLRHAALIGTPDAVVTVSCPARWWVRETAAMRRVHWMLEQPQGRIAARLLGVRLGRPWAEIPASPVEVASRVPPEKLLIVHGAADQYFPREHAEALHRATGGEADLWLEPGMRHAESALTPQLVDRIARWLDERTRGNSVGVRHVPPSVPRPSRGGPRQGLDGEPT